A section of the Devosia rhizoryzae genome encodes:
- the xdhC gene encoding xanthine dehydrogenase accessory protein XdhC encodes MNPQTLAIFFAANPAAIACELTSVRGSSPREQGTFMVVGPTQTLGTIGGGALEYMVIEHARRLIADGRAEEAMDVPLGPEIGQCCGGRVNVALRFADEAVRSDLLARAAAEDASLPHVYLFGAGHVGRVLSEILSLMPVKLEVIDTRQEELDLLPPTIARNRVAMPEAIVRAAPAGSSFVILTHDHALDFLIAGEALARDDAPYVGMVGSATKRAKFSSWYLEQGGSRAALTRLILPIGAQGLGDKRPAVIAALAAAEIMVHVGSREASAGQVSASSKVGVTSGI; translated from the coding sequence ATGAACCCTCAAACCCTGGCCATCTTCTTCGCTGCCAATCCCGCAGCCATCGCTTGCGAACTGACTTCGGTGCGTGGTTCCTCTCCGCGCGAACAGGGGACGTTCATGGTCGTCGGTCCAACCCAGACATTGGGCACGATCGGCGGCGGGGCGCTCGAATATATGGTGATCGAGCATGCGCGGCGGCTGATTGCCGATGGGCGCGCCGAAGAGGCCATGGACGTGCCGCTCGGCCCCGAGATCGGTCAATGCTGCGGTGGCCGCGTGAACGTGGCCCTGCGCTTTGCCGATGAAGCGGTGCGTAGCGACCTTCTCGCCCGCGCCGCTGCCGAAGACGCCAGCCTGCCGCATGTCTACCTTTTCGGCGCCGGCCATGTCGGGCGCGTCTTGTCCGAAATCCTTTCCCTCATGCCTGTCAAGCTTGAGGTGATCGACACGAGGCAGGAAGAGCTCGATCTGCTGCCACCCACGATCGCGCGCAACCGCGTCGCCATGCCCGAAGCCATTGTCCGTGCCGCGCCTGCTGGCAGTTCCTTCGTGATCCTCACCCATGATCACGCGCTCGATTTCCTGATTGCCGGCGAGGCGCTGGCGCGAGACGATGCGCCCTATGTCGGCATGGTCGGGTCGGCGACCAAGCGGGCCAAGTTTTCGAGTTGGTATCTGGAGCAGGGCGGCTCACGCGCGGCGCTAACCCGGCTGATTTTACCGATTGGGGCGCAAGGGCTTGGGGATAAACGTCCCGCGGTTATTGCCGCACTAGCCGCCGCCGAGATTATGGTCCATGTTGGGAGCCGGGAAGCATCTGCCGGGCAAGTGTCCGCCTCCAGCAAAGTGGGGGTGACGAGTGGTATCTGA
- a CDS encoding bifunctional allantoicase/(S)-ureidoglycine aminohydrolase, with protein sequence MPYASPSAGLPPQMALHTGRAVFTEAYAVIPRECMRDIVTSYLPHWRESRVWIIARPLSGFSETFSQYVVEVAPGGGSERPELNPEAEGVLFVVAGSVTVTIEGQPHHLREGGYAFLPPGSHWTLANRTTEPARFHWIRKRYEKVDGIDLPPAFVSSDQDEPIRWMPDTRDTWGTTRFVEPSDLRHDMHVNIVTLEPGAVIPFEETHVMEHGLYVLEGKAVYRLNRDWVEVEAGDFMWLRAFCPQACYAGPERFRYLLYKDVNRHAKLPF encoded by the coding sequence ATGCCCTACGCCTCCCCTTCCGCCGGCCTGCCGCCGCAGATGGCCCTCCATACCGGCCGCGCCGTGTTTACCGAGGCCTATGCCGTGATCCCGCGCGAATGCATGCGCGACATCGTCACCTCCTACCTGCCGCATTGGCGTGAGAGCCGGGTCTGGATCATCGCGCGCCCGCTAAGCGGGTTTTCCGAGACGTTTTCGCAATATGTGGTCGAGGTTGCGCCAGGGGGTGGCAGCGAGCGGCCCGAGCTCAATCCCGAGGCCGAAGGCGTGCTCTTCGTGGTTGCCGGTTCGGTGACCGTCACCATTGAAGGCCAACCGCATCACCTCAGGGAAGGCGGCTATGCTTTCCTGCCGCCCGGCAGCCATTGGACTCTCGCCAATAGGACGACCGAGCCGGCGCGCTTCCATTGGATCCGCAAACGCTATGAAAAGGTCGACGGCATCGACCTGCCGCCCGCCTTCGTGTCGAGCGACCAGGACGAACCCATCCGCTGGATGCCGGACACCAGGGACACCTGGGGCACGACGCGCTTCGTCGAACCCAGCGATCTGCGCCACGACATGCATGTCAACATCGTGACGCTCGAGCCCGGCGCCGTCATTCCCTTCGAGGAAACCCATGTCATGGAGCACGGCCTTTATGTGCTTGAAGGCAAGGCGGTTTATCGCCTCAATCGCGACTGGGTTGAGGTCGAGGCCGGCGACTTCATGTGGCTGCGCGCCTTCTGCCCACAGGCCTGCTACGCCGGACCCGAACGGTTTCGCTATCTGCTCTACAAAGACGTCAACCGCCACGCCAAGCTGCCGTTCTGA
- a CDS encoding ArsR/SmtB family transcription factor yields MSTDDADDLIFKALGHRVRRRILDHLKAEPHTTGSLCALFPEIDRCTVMQHLGVLEEAGLVVPEKQGRERWNNLDALPIHAIHERWIGPYAAYAASMLSRLKKGVEAEVS; encoded by the coding sequence ATGTCAACTGACGACGCAGACGACCTAATCTTCAAGGCTCTCGGCCACCGCGTGCGGCGGCGCATCCTCGATCATCTGAAAGCCGAGCCGCACACCACCGGCTCGCTCTGCGCACTCTTCCCCGAAATCGACCGCTGTACCGTCATGCAGCATCTGGGCGTGCTGGAAGAGGCTGGACTAGTCGTTCCCGAAAAGCAGGGACGCGAGCGCTGGAACAACCTCGACGCCCTGCCCATCCACGCCATCCACGAACGCTGGATCGGCCCCTATGCGGCTTACGCGGCATCGATGTTGAGCCGTTTGAAGAAGGGTGTCGAGGCGGAGGTGTCTTAG
- a CDS encoding META domain-containing protein, translating to MLWSKLIGIVVALGLFAVPAFAQSTTLTGTVTYNERMALPRGAFLQVSLVRLPGGQAVTGAAAAIPAKGQLPIAWTLNLHDGVATDGASYGILADIAVGGRVLFRTARPVPVEVGGESPTAVLVRFSPDPEPDVADVDTGAVPPDGLINQLWTVTSIGGRPVTGTRPLTLSIAADHRAGGSAGCNNFFTEATIDDSKLHFGPAAATRMACATAITDQETAFLAALAAVGGYELDGTSLRLLDAAGIPLIGLIRAAE from the coding sequence ATGCTGTGGTCGAAACTGATTGGCATTGTCGTCGCGTTGGGCCTCTTCGCTGTGCCGGCTTTCGCCCAGAGCACGACGTTGACCGGAACCGTCACCTATAACGAACGCATGGCGCTGCCGCGTGGCGCCTTCCTGCAGGTGAGCCTCGTGCGCCTGCCAGGCGGCCAGGCTGTAACCGGCGCCGCCGCTGCTATCCCGGCCAAGGGACAGCTGCCGATCGCCTGGACGCTCAACCTTCACGACGGTGTCGCCACTGATGGGGCCAGCTACGGCATCCTCGCCGACATTGCCGTGGGCGGTCGCGTTCTGTTCCGAACGGCCCGCCCCGTGCCGGTGGAAGTGGGTGGGGAAAGCCCGACTGCCGTGCTGGTCCGCTTTTCTCCCGATCCGGAACCTGACGTGGCAGACGTCGACACTGGAGCCGTCCCACCGGACGGGTTGATCAATCAGTTATGGACCGTCACCAGCATCGGCGGCCGGCCTGTAACCGGCACGCGCCCGCTGACGCTTTCGATTGCAGCCGATCATCGCGCCGGCGGCAGTGCCGGCTGCAACAACTTCTTCACCGAAGCGACGATCGACGACAGCAAGCTTCATTTCGGCCCCGCCGCCGCGACCCGCATGGCCTGCGCGACCGCGATCACGGACCAGGAAACCGCATTCCTCGCTGCGCTCGCCGCTGTCGGCGGCTACGAACTCGACGGCACCAGCTTGCGCCTTCTCGATGCGGCAGGCATACCGCTGATCGGCTTGATACGCGCCGCGGAGTGA
- a CDS encoding SRPBCC domain-containing protein yields MNLAFRVSGRISKPVHEVFEAVADPKHLSGYFTTGGAVGRLETGATVTWDFHDFPGAFPVEVVEVVPDQKIVLRWDASEATEPSTTGEAPQPVGYKTTVTMEFTGLEDGRTLVTISESGWRQTPGGLKSSYGNCEGWTGMLCGMKVYLEYGINFRTGFYK; encoded by the coding sequence CTGAATCTGGCATTTCGGGTATCGGGAAGGATCAGCAAACCGGTGCATGAAGTGTTCGAGGCGGTGGCCGATCCCAAGCATTTGTCGGGCTATTTCACCACCGGCGGGGCCGTGGGGCGGCTCGAAACCGGGGCAACGGTGACTTGGGATTTCCACGATTTCCCCGGCGCCTTCCCGGTTGAAGTCGTGGAGGTCGTTCCGGACCAGAAGATCGTCCTCAGGTGGGATGCCAGCGAAGCGACGGAGCCCAGCACGACGGGAGAGGCGCCACAGCCGGTGGGCTACAAAACCACTGTCACCATGGAGTTCACCGGTCTTGAAGACGGGCGCACATTGGTGACCATTTCCGAGAGCGGCTGGCGTCAAACGCCGGGCGGGCTCAAGTCATCCTATGGCAATTGCGAAGGTTGGACCGGCATGTTGTGCGGCATGAAAGTTTATCTCGAATACGGCATCAATTTCCGGACCGGCTTCTACAAGTAA
- the uraH gene encoding hydroxyisourate hydrolase yields MAGRLTTHVLDTMHGKPARGMRLELHYVHGDHTHHIADSYTNADGRVDQPLLEGEQFQKGEFEIRFHVGQYFERIGIENETPFLDVVPIRFTIAEDSHYHVPLLVSPFAYSTYRGS; encoded by the coding sequence ATGGCGGGACGCCTCACCACCCACGTGCTCGATACGATGCACGGCAAGCCGGCGCGCGGCATGCGGCTGGAACTGCACTATGTGCATGGCGACCACACCCACCACATTGCCGACAGCTATACCAATGCCGACGGCCGGGTCGACCAGCCGCTGCTCGAGGGCGAGCAGTTCCAAAAGGGCGAATTCGAGATCCGCTTTCACGTGGGCCAGTATTTCGAGCGCATCGGCATCGAGAACGAAACGCCGTTCCTCGATGTCGTGCCGATCCGCTTCACCATTGCCGAAGACAGCCACTATCACGTGCCGCTTCTGGTCAGCCCCTTTGCCTATTCCACCTATCGGGGCAGCTGA
- the xdhA gene encoding xanthine dehydrogenase small subunit, whose protein sequence is MVEVANAIRFLLNGQEISLTDVAPDLTLLDWLRLDRRLRGSKEGCAEGDCGACTVLVGRLMGDEIIYDAVTACIRFVASLHGTHVVTIEHLRGENGQLHPVQQAMVEHHGSQCGFCTPGFVMSLYGLWMRDPNPSRRAVEKALQGNLCRCTGYAPIIRAAQSISEHGAPEADPLWAERIAVKSKIKALNDGRRVEIGSGENQIIIPASLDDFAQLYEQHPEARIVAGSTDVGLWVTKFMRRIGPVIFINHLQELKRIADNDSEVRFYAGVTYAEAQPVIEANFPQLTEQWHRFAGEQVRNMGTLGGNIANGSPIGDTPPPFIALGAKLSLRRGDHRREIKLEDFFLAYGKQDRQKGEFVESVTIPLLPAGEKFASYKISKRRDEDISALCGAFRVFVNDAGMVGMARIAFGGMAATPKRAKAVEAALIGKPWTMATVEAAIPAFASDFSPITDMRASAEYRLLAAQNLLKRFFLETQGQGERLKREVA, encoded by the coding sequence ATGGTCGAGGTTGCCAACGCCATCCGCTTTCTGCTCAACGGGCAGGAAATTAGCCTGACCGATGTCGCGCCGGACCTGACGCTGCTCGATTGGCTGCGGCTCGACCGCCGCCTGCGGGGCTCCAAGGAAGGATGTGCCGAGGGAGATTGCGGCGCCTGCACCGTGCTGGTCGGCCGGCTCATGGGCGACGAGATCATCTATGACGCGGTGACCGCCTGCATCCGCTTCGTCGCCAGCCTTCATGGTACCCATGTCGTCACCATCGAGCATCTGCGCGGCGAGAATGGCCAGCTCCATCCGGTGCAGCAGGCCATGGTCGAGCATCATGGCTCCCAATGCGGTTTCTGCACGCCGGGCTTCGTCATGAGCCTTTATGGGCTCTGGATGCGCGATCCGAACCCGTCCCGACGAGCCGTGGAAAAAGCGCTGCAGGGCAATCTCTGCCGCTGCACCGGTTATGCGCCGATCATCCGCGCGGCGCAGTCGATCTCCGAGCATGGCGCACCCGAAGCCGATCCGCTCTGGGCCGAGCGCATCGCGGTCAAGAGCAAGATCAAGGCGCTCAACGATGGGCGCCGGGTCGAGATCGGCTCGGGTGAAAACCAGATCATCATTCCCGCCAGCCTCGACGATTTCGCGCAGCTCTACGAACAGCACCCGGAAGCGCGGATCGTTGCCGGCTCGACCGATGTGGGGCTCTGGGTCACCAAGTTCATGCGCCGCATCGGTCCGGTGATCTTCATCAATCATCTGCAGGAACTCAAGCGCATCGCCGACAACGACAGCGAAGTGCGCTTTTACGCCGGCGTCACCTATGCCGAAGCGCAGCCGGTGATCGAAGCCAATTTCCCGCAGCTCACCGAGCAATGGCATCGTTTTGCCGGCGAGCAGGTCCGAAACATGGGCACGCTGGGCGGCAATATCGCCAATGGCTCGCCGATCGGCGACACCCCGCCGCCGTTTATCGCTCTCGGCGCCAAGCTCAGCCTCCGCCGGGGAGACCATCGCCGCGAGATCAAGCTCGAAGACTTCTTTCTCGCCTATGGCAAGCAGGATCGCCAGAAGGGCGAGTTCGTCGAAAGCGTCACCATTCCGCTGCTGCCGGCGGGCGAAAAGTTCGCCTCCTATAAGATATCCAAGCGCCGCGACGAGGACATTTCGGCGCTTTGCGGCGCCTTCCGCGTCTTCGTCAACGATGCCGGCATGGTCGGCATGGCGCGCATCGCCTTTGGCGGCATGGCGGCAACGCCCAAGCGCGCCAAGGCGGTAGAAGCGGCACTGATCGGCAAGCCCTGGACCATGGCAACGGTGGAGGCCGCGATCCCGGCCTTTGCCTCTGACTTTTCGCCGATCACGGACATGCGCGCTTCGGCCGAGTACCGGCTGCTGGCCGCACAAAACCTCCTCAAGCGCTTCTTCCTCGAAACGCAGGGTCAGGGCGAACGCCTGAAGCGGGAGGTGGCATGA
- a CDS encoding ureidoglycolate lyase encodes MTDRILAIEPLTAEAFASFGQVIDAAGAHHYPINNGMTERYHDLARVELGGVHARPLISIFHGQPYALPLSLKLVERHPLGSQAFYPLDDANWLVIVAEDDHGTPTGLRVFRPAPDQGVNIAMNTWHGVLTVLERSARFLVVDRGGDGVNLEEHHFAEPWLVKA; translated from the coding sequence ATGACCGACCGCATCCTCGCCATCGAGCCACTGACCGCCGAGGCCTTCGCCTCCTTCGGCCAGGTGATCGACGCTGCTGGCGCGCATCACTACCCGATCAACAATGGCATGACAGAGCGCTACCATGACCTGGCGCGGGTCGAACTGGGCGGCGTTCATGCCCGTCCGCTGATCTCCATTTTCCACGGCCAACCCTATGCGCTCCCGCTTTCGCTGAAGCTGGTCGAGCGACACCCCCTCGGCAGCCAGGCATTCTACCCGCTGGACGATGCCAACTGGCTGGTAATCGTGGCCGAGGACGATCACGGCACCCCCACAGGGCTTCGCGTTTTTCGACCCGCGCCGGACCAGGGCGTCAACATTGCCATGAACACCTGGCACGGCGTCTTGACCGTGCTCGAGCGGTCCGCGCGCTTCCTCGTGGTCGATCGCGGCGGCGACGGAGTTAATCTGGAAGAACACCACTTTGCCGAGCCGTGGCTCGTTAAGGCTTAA
- the xdhB gene encoding xanthine dehydrogenase molybdopterin binding subunit has protein sequence MNQPINLSVLHTATRHDSGPKHVTGTAEYIDDMAEPGGTMHAYLGLSSRAHADIVSIDFSAVKAAPGVIGVLTADDIPGENDVSPSHKHDEPIFAPGKVEFWGQPMFAVIAETRDQARRAAHLAVVEYRDLAWLPDVRSAQAGERKLVTEPLKLERGDVAAAMAAAPRRAKGSVSVGGQDHFYLEGQIAFAIPGEDEDVLVHSSTQHPSEVQLMVAQVLGVRHNAVTIQVRRMGGGFGGKETQGNLFACVAALAAKKWNRACKIRPDRDDDMQATGKRHDFVIDYDVGYDESGKILAVEANLAARSGFSSDLSGPVTDRALFHVDNTYWYPAVRVKSEPLYTNTVSNTAFRGFGGPQGVMAAERWVEDIGYALGVDPLEIRKRNFYGTDTDNVTPYHQVVKDNVIARIVDELEASSDYQARRQAIIEHNRFNSILKKGIALTPVKFGISFTATWYNQAGALVHIYKDGSIHLNHGGTEMGQGLHTKVAQVVADAFGVNLDSVKIMPTSTGKVPNTSATAASSGTDLNGMAAKTACDQLKERLVAHAAALYQAQESDCVWVQGGLQVRSEFVGFAELAASAYLNRVQLSAAGFYKTPEIHWDRATGKGNPFYYYSYGASVSEVTIDTLTGEYTVDRVDILHDVGKSLNPALDLGQIEGGFIQGMGWLTTEELVWDAKGQLRTHAPSTYKIPLASDVPPIFNVKLVDWSVNTKQTIGRSKAVGEPPFVLAISVVEALGMAVASVADYRHAPQLDTPVTPERVLMAVERMRGVRG, from the coding sequence ATGAACCAGCCCATAAATCTCTCCGTGCTCCATACCGCCACCCGCCACGACAGCGGTCCCAAGCATGTGACCGGTACGGCCGAATATATCGACGACATGGCTGAGCCGGGCGGCACGATGCATGCCTATCTCGGCCTCTCGAGCCGCGCTCATGCCGACATCGTCTCGATCGATTTTTCGGCCGTCAAGGCCGCCCCGGGCGTGATCGGCGTCCTGACCGCTGACGACATTCCTGGCGAAAACGACGTTTCTCCCAGCCACAAGCATGACGAGCCGATTTTTGCGCCGGGCAAGGTCGAGTTCTGGGGCCAGCCCATGTTCGCCGTGATCGCTGAAACGCGCGACCAGGCGCGGCGCGCGGCGCATTTGGCGGTGGTCGAATATCGCGATCTCGCCTGGCTTCCCGATGTGCGTTCGGCCCAGGCCGGCGAGCGCAAGCTCGTCACCGAACCGCTGAAGCTCGAGCGCGGCGATGTCGCGGCCGCCATGGCTGCGGCCCCACGCCGGGCCAAAGGCTCGGTCAGTGTTGGCGGCCAGGACCACTTCTATCTTGAAGGCCAAATTGCCTTCGCCATTCCGGGCGAAGACGAGGATGTGCTTGTCCATTCCTCGACCCAGCATCCGAGCGAAGTGCAGCTCATGGTCGCCCAGGTGCTCGGCGTGCGGCACAATGCGGTCACCATCCAGGTGCGGCGCATGGGTGGCGGCTTTGGCGGCAAGGAAACGCAGGGCAATCTCTTTGCCTGCGTCGCCGCGCTCGCCGCCAAGAAGTGGAACCGCGCCTGCAAGATCCGCCCCGATCGCGACGACGACATGCAGGCCACCGGCAAGCGCCACGACTTCGTCATCGACTACGACGTGGGCTATGACGAGAGTGGCAAGATCCTTGCCGTTGAGGCCAACCTTGCGGCCCGCAGCGGCTTTTCTTCGGACCTCTCCGGTCCGGTGACTGACCGCGCGCTGTTCCACGTCGACAATACCTATTGGTATCCGGCCGTTCGCGTGAAATCCGAGCCGCTCTACACCAACACGGTCTCCAACACCGCCTTTCGCGGTTTTGGCGGTCCTCAGGGGGTCATGGCGGCAGAGCGCTGGGTCGAGGACATCGGCTATGCGCTGGGCGTCGATCCGCTGGAGATCCGCAAGCGCAACTTTTACGGCACCGACACTGACAATGTGACGCCCTATCACCAGGTGGTGAAGGACAATGTCATCGCCCGTATCGTCGACGAGCTCGAAGCCTCGTCCGACTACCAAGCGCGGCGGCAGGCGATCATCGAGCACAACCGTTTCAACTCGATCCTCAAAAAAGGTATCGCACTGACGCCGGTCAAGTTCGGCATCAGCTTTACCGCTACCTGGTACAACCAGGCCGGCGCGCTGGTGCATATCTACAAGGATGGCTCCATCCATCTCAATCACGGTGGCACGGAAATGGGGCAGGGGCTCCATACCAAGGTGGCCCAAGTCGTGGCCGATGCGTTCGGGGTCAACCTCGACAGTGTCAAGATCATGCCGACCTCGACCGGCAAGGTGCCCAACACTTCGGCGACAGCCGCCTCCTCAGGTACAGACCTCAACGGCATGGCCGCGAAAACTGCCTGCGACCAGCTCAAGGAGCGGCTCGTCGCCCATGCCGCCGCGCTCTATCAGGCCCAGGAATCCGACTGCGTCTGGGTTCAGGGTGGCCTGCAGGTGCGGAGCGAATTTGTCGGTTTTGCCGAACTCGCCGCCTCCGCCTATCTCAACCGCGTGCAGCTTTCCGCCGCCGGCTTCTACAAGACCCCGGAAATCCACTGGGATCGTGCGACCGGCAAGGGCAACCCGTTCTATTACTATTCCTATGGCGCCTCGGTCAGCGAAGTCACCATCGATACGCTGACCGGCGAATATACGGTGGACCGCGTCGACATCCTCCACGATGTCGGCAAATCGCTGAACCCGGCTCTCGATCTCGGGCAGATCGAAGGCGGTTTCATCCAGGGCATGGGCTGGCTCACCACCGAGGAGCTGGTCTGGGACGCCAAGGGTCAGCTGCGCACGCATGCGCCCTCGACCTACAAGATCCCGCTCGCCTCCGACGTGCCGCCGATCTTCAACGTCAAGCTGGTGGACTGGTCGGTCAACACCAAGCAGACCATCGGCCGCTCCAAGGCCGTGGGCGAGCCACCCTTTGTTCTCGCGATCAGCGTCGTCGAGGCCTTGGGCATGGCCGTCGCCAGCGTCGCCGACTACCGGCACGCGCCACAACTCGATACCCCGGTCACGCCCGAACGGGTGCTGATGGCGGTGGAGCGGATGCGGGGGGTGCGGGGGTGA
- the puuE gene encoding allantoinase PuuE, whose translation MNRYPRDMHGYGQTPPHANWPGGANIAVQFVLNYEEGGENNVLHGDAASEAFLVDVLGAAPWPNQRHANVESMYEYGARAGFWRLHRLFTEANLPVTVYGVATALMRAPAQLAAMQEAGWEIASHGLKWVQHKDMPPDEERGQIAEAIRLHTIATGARPRGWYTGRSSLNTVDLVAEAGGFAYISDTYDDDLPYWKLIAGQPQLIIPYSLSTNDMRFVTGPGFDNGEEYFTFLKDTFDCLYAEGEAGAPKMMSLGLHCRLVGQPGRLQGLKKFVDYILGFDKVWVPTRLAIAEHWAAEHPYRAQEVLPSQLDKDEFVRRYGSIFEHSPWIAERAWDGEMGPANDTAIGLHFALRTQFRMATPEERLAVLRAHPDLAGKLAAAKRLTAESTAEQASAGLDHLTDDERETFTRLNTAYVEKFGFPFIIAVRDHDKASILETFERRIANTAEDEFATASAQVERIALLRLKAILP comes from the coding sequence ATGAACCGCTACCCCCGCGACATGCACGGCTATGGCCAGACCCCGCCCCACGCCAATTGGCCCGGCGGCGCCAATATCGCCGTGCAATTCGTGCTCAATTACGAAGAGGGCGGCGAGAATAATGTCCTCCATGGCGACGCTGCCTCCGAAGCGTTTCTGGTCGACGTGCTGGGCGCTGCGCCCTGGCCCAACCAGCGCCACGCCAATGTCGAATCAATGTATGAATACGGCGCCCGCGCCGGCTTCTGGCGCCTGCATCGCCTGTTTACCGAAGCCAATCTGCCGGTAACCGTCTATGGCGTTGCGACGGCCTTGATGCGCGCCCCGGCGCAACTCGCCGCCATGCAGGAGGCCGGCTGGGAAATCGCGTCGCATGGCCTAAAATGGGTGCAGCACAAGGACATGCCACCCGACGAGGAACGCGGGCAGATCGCCGAAGCCATCCGCCTCCACACCATTGCTACCGGCGCGCGCCCCAGGGGCTGGTACACCGGCCGGTCCTCGCTCAACACCGTCGACCTCGTCGCCGAAGCGGGCGGGTTTGCCTATATTTCCGATACCTATGACGACGACCTGCCCTATTGGAAACTGATCGCCGGGCAGCCGCAGCTCATCATTCCCTATTCGCTGTCCACCAACGACATGCGCTTCGTCACCGGGCCGGGCTTCGACAATGGCGAGGAATATTTCACCTTCCTCAAGGACACGTTCGACTGCCTGTATGCCGAAGGCGAAGCCGGCGCGCCCAAGATGATGTCGCTAGGCCTCCACTGCCGCCTCGTCGGCCAGCCGGGGCGCTTGCAGGGTCTCAAGAAGTTCGTCGACTACATCCTGGGTTTCGACAAGGTCTGGGTCCCCACCCGCCTCGCCATTGCCGAACACTGGGCGGCAGAACACCCCTATCGGGCACAAGAAGTTCTCCCGAGCCAGCTCGACAAGGATGAGTTCGTCCGCCGCTACGGCTCGATCTTCGAGCATTCTCCCTGGATCGCCGAGCGCGCCTGGGACGGCGAGATGGGGCCGGCCAATGACACCGCGATCGGGCTCCATTTCGCCCTGCGCACGCAGTTCCGCATGGCAACGCCTGAAGAGCGTCTTGCCGTGCTGCGCGCGCATCCCGACCTGGCGGGAAAACTCGCCGCCGCCAAGCGACTGACGGCAGAGTCCACCGCCGAGCAGGCCTCGGCCGGCCTCGATCACCTGACTGACGACGAGCGCGAGACCTTCACGCGCCTCAACACGGCCTATGTGGAAAAATTCGGCTTCCCCTTCATCATCGCCGTCCGCGATCATGACAAGGCGTCGATCCTCGAAACGTTCGAGCGCCGGATCGCCAACACCGCCGAAGACGAATTCGCCACCGCCTCAGCGCAGGTCGAGCGCATCGCGCTCCTGCGCCTCAAAGCTATATTACCTTAG